In the genome of Phoenix dactylifera cultivar Barhee BC4 unplaced genomic scaffold, palm_55x_up_171113_PBpolish2nd_filt_p 000538F, whole genome shotgun sequence, one region contains:
- the LOC120106371 gene encoding uncharacterized protein LOC120106371: protein MQTIVGLMQMQQQVQQQLLQQQAQLLQTQPQQGRGEQCEHPSSIAEFKRLAPPAFQGTTEPLEADNWLTEMEKAFAVLRCRDDEKLLFASYMLQGEAFNWWQMLEHKFEHDGEPLTWDKFQKAFYDKYFPRSVRTQKEQEFIHLKQRGMTVAEYEAKFTELAKFVPKLVEDEQDRVHKFEMGLKTEIRKQVVPYELTTYAAVVNKALIIEREVNEAFAERERNQKKRNRPAEFKEGNKNFKNPAQKPNKDRNLKNKSGKCSRCGGNH, encoded by the coding sequence ATGCAGACCATAGTGGGCCTTATGCAAATGCAACAGCAGGTGCAACAGCAGTTGCTCCAACAACAAGCGCAGTTGCTCCAGACACAGCCACAGCAAGGACGAGGGGAACAGTGTGAACATCCTAGCAGCATAGCTGAATTTAAGAGGCTGGCTCCTCCAGCTTTTCAGGGGACTACAGAACCTTTGGAAGCAGACAATTGGCTTACAGAGATGGAAAAAGCATTTGCTGTCTTAAGATGCCGGGACGATGAAAAACTTCTGTTTGCATCATACATGTTGCAGGGAGAAGCATTTAATTGGTGGCAGATGTTGGAGCATAAATTTGAGCATGATGGGGAACCTCTCACTTGGGATAAATTTCAAAAAGCATTCTATGATAAATATTTTCCTCGGAGTGTAAGGACACAGAAGGAACAAGAATTTATCCATTTGAAGCAAAGGGGCATGACAGTGGCCGAATATGAAGCCAAATTCACAGAATTAGCCAAATTTGTTCCGAAATTGGTAGAGGATGAGCAAGACCGAGTGCACAAGTTTGAGATGGGATTGAAGACTGAAATTAGGAAGCAAGTGGTACCCTATGAGTTGACTACCTATGCAGCTGTGGTCAATAAAgctttaataattgaaagggAAGTCAACGAAGCTTTTGCTGAAAGGGaaagaaaccaaaagaaaagaaacagaccTGCTGAATTTAAAGAGGGAAACAAGAATTTCAAGAATCCAGCTCAGAAGCCAAATAAAGATAGAAATCTCAAAAATAAGAGTGGGAAGTGTTCAAGATGTGGCGGTAATCATTAA